One stretch of Burkholderia pyrrocinia DNA includes these proteins:
- a CDS encoding TPM domain-containing protein: MAVVLAFFVLGGACVHADVVVPPLTSRVTDETGTLTSDQMASLEKALREFEAKRGAQISVLVVPTTEPETIEQYSMRVVEQWKLGRKNVDDGALLIVAKNDRTLRIEVGYGLEGVLTDATSNRIINEAIVPRFRNGDFYGGITAGLDGMMRVASGEQLPPPRRQRGAGDGAGRLLPVLFLLTVMAGGLLRAMLGRLPGAAVTGGVVGVLAWVLSGALFVAIAAGLMALLFTLLGGGMGAAGGRFIGGSGGSSGRDSNRDIFRGGGGGFGGGGASGRW, encoded by the coding sequence ATGGCCGTCGTCTTAGCCTTCTTTGTCCTGGGGGGAGCCTGCGTCCACGCGGACGTCGTTGTCCCGCCGCTGACATCGAGAGTAACCGATGAGACTGGAACCCTGACGAGCGACCAGATGGCCAGCCTTGAGAAGGCGTTGAGAGAGTTTGAGGCGAAAAGAGGCGCGCAGATTTCAGTTCTCGTTGTTCCGACCACGGAGCCCGAAACCATCGAACAGTATTCGATGCGAGTCGTCGAGCAATGGAAGCTTGGGCGCAAGAATGTCGACGACGGCGCGCTCCTGATTGTCGCCAAAAACGACCGAACGCTTCGAATTGAGGTCGGATACGGCCTCGAAGGCGTGCTCACCGACGCGACGAGCAATCGCATCATCAACGAGGCGATAGTTCCGCGGTTCCGAAACGGGGATTTCTACGGCGGCATCACTGCCGGCCTCGACGGCATGATGCGAGTCGCTAGCGGCGAACAGTTGCCTCCGCCGCGGCGACAACGCGGGGCAGGCGATGGCGCCGGACGGTTACTTCCCGTCCTCTTCCTCCTGACGGTCATGGCCGGCGGCCTTCTGCGCGCCATGCTTGGGAGACTGCCGGGGGCGGCCGTTACAGGCGGAGTCGTTGGGGTACTCGCATGGGTTTTGTCGGGGGCGCTTTTTGTCGCCATCGCGGCAGGACTGATGGCGCTGCTCTTCACGTTGCTGGGGGGCGGGATGGGAGCAGCTGGCGGGCGCTTCATTGGCGGCAGCGGCGGTAGTTCCGGCCGCGATTCAAATCGCGACATCTTTCGCGGAGGCGGCGGAGGCTTCGGCGGCGGTGGCGCATCGGGACGGTGGTGA
- a CDS encoding LemA family protein — translation MSANSAAISARRRLARALLTAALAVSLLPLPGCGYNAIQTEDEQVKASWSEVLNQYQRRADLVPNLVNTVKGYANQEKEVLVSVTEARAQVGSIRATPELIGDPQAFAKFEAAQGQLTSSLSRLLVVSENYPQLKSDANFRDLQAQLEGTENRIAVARNRYIRSVQAYNTTIRSFPNNLTAKAFGYLERPNFSVSNEAEISKPPRVDFGSTPASAGKAPN, via the coding sequence ATGTCGGCAAATTCTGCAGCAATCTCCGCGCGGCGCCGTCTGGCCCGAGCACTTCTGACGGCAGCACTGGCGGTGAGCCTGCTTCCTCTCCCTGGGTGCGGCTATAACGCCATCCAGACCGAAGATGAGCAGGTAAAGGCCAGCTGGTCGGAAGTTCTAAATCAGTATCAACGGCGAGCCGACCTTGTTCCCAATCTCGTCAACACGGTGAAGGGGTATGCGAACCAGGAAAAGGAAGTGCTCGTAAGTGTGACGGAGGCCCGGGCGCAAGTCGGCTCGATTCGCGCCACGCCCGAACTCATTGGCGACCCGCAGGCGTTCGCAAAATTTGAAGCGGCGCAGGGACAGCTCACGTCGTCTCTGTCACGTCTGCTCGTGGTATCGGAGAACTATCCGCAATTGAAGTCGGATGCGAACTTCCGCGACCTGCAGGCGCAGCTCGAGGGTACGGAAAATCGCATTGCCGTAGCCCGCAATCGATACATTCGCTCCGTCCAGGCGTACAACACGACGATACGTTCGTTCCCGAATAATTTGACTGCAAAGGCATTTGGCTATCTGGAGCGCCCCAACTTCTCGGTGAGCAACGAAGCCGAGATTTCCAAACCGCCGCGGGTCGACTTCGGCTCGACGCCGGCATCTGCAGGCAAGGCCCCCAATTGA
- a CDS encoding TPM domain-containing protein, producing MDLKRLFRHLFTTHWRVNSAFSRRELIAIEEAVRTSHRAHVGQVRFAVEGALHIRALLKGTSARDRAIEVFSDLRVWDTEHNNGILIYLLLADRDVEIVADRGIHAKVDGREWEAICQAMEAHFRQGDYRSGVLRGIEQVTELLQKHFPLHGPRLDDLSSSPVVI from the coding sequence ATGGACCTGAAACGCCTCTTCCGGCATCTTTTCACGACCCATTGGCGGGTCAACAGCGCATTCTCACGGCGGGAGCTTATCGCTATCGAAGAGGCTGTACGTACCAGTCATCGCGCGCACGTGGGTCAAGTCAGGTTTGCTGTAGAGGGTGCGCTGCACATCCGCGCCTTGCTGAAGGGCACATCTGCGAGGGACCGTGCCATCGAGGTTTTCTCGGACCTCCGGGTTTGGGACACGGAGCACAACAACGGCATTCTTATCTATCTGCTTCTTGCGGACCGTGACGTCGAAATTGTTGCGGACCGAGGCATACACGCCAAGGTGGATGGCCGCGAATGGGAGGCGATTTGCCAGGCCATGGAGGCTCATTTCCGGCAAGGCGATTATCGGTCCGGTGTTCTGCGAGGTATCGAGCAAGTTACCGAGCTGTTGCAAAAACACTTTCCGCTTCATGGTCCGCGGCTCGATGATCTTTCGAGCTCGCCCGTTGTGATATGA
- a CDS encoding AraC family transcriptional regulator codes for MLLAGQSGDPYAAPPMARLPRPLYVRAFGIPGNVSVDAHSHPWAQLMYATSGVLEVSTPSGRQLLPPHYAMWIPPHVPHAVTTRECVAFHSLYLDEAIARSDANDDCTILCMTPLLRELVIATAELPVNYDEAGPDGALVCLIADRIARMRPAPLTVPLPRDPRLLKIARALHAHPGDTRSLDEWGHQVGATRRTLSRLFRQDTGLSFTEWRQAVRLLASLPLLDAGEPIGAVAAQLGYDSTSSFIALFQAKFRMTPGAYAKREARRPVLNA; via the coding sequence ATGTTGCTGGCGGGACAATCGGGTGACCCTTACGCGGCGCCGCCGATGGCGCGCCTGCCGAGGCCGCTGTACGTGCGTGCGTTCGGGATTCCCGGCAACGTGAGTGTCGACGCGCACAGTCATCCGTGGGCTCAGCTGATGTATGCGACGAGCGGCGTGCTCGAGGTGTCGACGCCGTCGGGCCGGCAGCTGCTGCCGCCGCACTACGCGATGTGGATTCCGCCGCACGTGCCGCATGCGGTGACGACGCGCGAGTGCGTCGCGTTCCACAGCCTGTATCTCGACGAAGCGATCGCACGCAGCGATGCGAACGACGATTGCACGATCCTCTGCATGACGCCGCTGCTGCGCGAGCTGGTGATTGCCACGGCCGAATTGCCGGTGAACTACGACGAAGCGGGGCCGGACGGCGCGCTCGTATGCCTGATCGCCGACCGGATCGCACGGATGCGACCTGCGCCGCTGACGGTGCCGCTGCCGCGCGATCCGCGCCTGCTGAAAATCGCGCGCGCGTTGCATGCGCATCCGGGCGATACGCGCAGTCTCGACGAATGGGGCCATCAGGTCGGCGCGACGCGGCGCACGCTGTCACGGCTGTTCCGGCAGGACACGGGGCTGTCGTTCACCGAATGGCGGCAGGCCGTGCGGCTGCTCGCGTCGCTGCCGCTGCTCGATGCCGGCGAGCCGATCGGCGCGGTGGCCGCGCAACTGGGCTACGACTCGACTTCGTCGTTCATCGCGCTGTTCCAGGCGAAATTCCGCATGACGCCCGGTGCGTATGCGAAGCGTGAAGCGCGCCGGCCGGTATTGAACGCGTGA
- a CDS encoding methylated-DNA--[protein]-cysteine S-methyltransferase, whose amino-acid sequence MTPAHLIPSPLGDIAVRIEDDALTGLFFVGQKYFPSLSIAQEANALVTSPIARKVAEEIAEYFTGMRETFSVPIHLRGTTFQRRVWKELLAIPFGELVSYGDITERVGLPMSAARAVGGAVGRNPVSIMVPCHRVVGASGSLTGYAGGIDRKRALLSLEGAGFERGAHHPVQTALAF is encoded by the coding sequence ATGACTCCCGCTCATCTGATTCCGAGCCCGCTCGGCGACATCGCCGTGCGCATCGAGGACGATGCGCTGACGGGCCTGTTCTTCGTCGGCCAGAAATACTTTCCGTCGCTTTCGATCGCGCAGGAAGCAAACGCGCTCGTCACTTCGCCGATCGCGCGCAAGGTCGCGGAAGAAATCGCCGAATACTTCACCGGCATGCGCGAAACGTTCTCGGTGCCGATCCACCTGCGCGGCACGACGTTTCAACGGCGTGTATGGAAGGAACTGCTCGCGATTCCGTTCGGCGAGCTCGTGTCGTATGGCGACATCACCGAACGCGTCGGGTTGCCGATGAGCGCCGCGCGCGCCGTGGGCGGTGCGGTCGGCCGCAACCCGGTGTCGATCATGGTGCCGTGCCATCGCGTGGTCGGCGCGTCGGGCAGCCTGACCGGTTATGCGGGCGGCATCGACCGCAAGCGCGCGCTGCTGTCGCTAGAAGGTGCCGGGTTCGAGCGTGGCGCACATCATCCGGTGCAGACAGCGCTCGCGTTCTGA
- a CDS encoding DUF2933 domain-containing protein — protein sequence MDDNSHGARPFWKSRSAIALVAFAAIALFLLLSEHRAHFLGVLPYLLLLSCPLMHLFMHHGHGHHGTKTIDGRPDSGDGHDQHR from the coding sequence ATGGATGACAACTCACATGGCGCTCGGCCGTTCTGGAAATCACGGTCAGCCATTGCACTCGTCGCGTTCGCTGCAATAGCACTATTCCTCCTGCTTTCCGAACACCGCGCCCACTTCCTTGGGGTGTTGCCATATCTGCTGTTGCTCTCGTGCCCGCTGATGCATCTGTTTATGCACCATGGGCACGGGCACCACGGGACGAAAACGATCGACGGGCGTCCTGATTCGGGAGACGGTCATGACCAGCATCGGTGA
- a CDS encoding heavy metal translocating P-type ATPase, giving the protein MSGQPGEDRLNRQRILEHSSPDGHPADGVDKHVHSAEHGRDAHAHHHEGYGEHVRTRDSLHDPVCGMKVSDDSGFRSEYNGKWYLFCSQACLAKFQAAPSKYAEPSTVQLSQAASEGTIYTCPMHPEIRQNHPGQCPKCGMTLEPVLPSVDEGENPELVDFRRRFWWTLPLTVVVFVLAMFGHRLELMDAGTESWVEFIISTPVILWAGLPFFARCVRSFMNRSPNMWTLIGLGTGAAYIYSVIATIFPGVFPETYSAHGRVSVYFEAAAVIISLTLLGQLLELKARSQTSAAIKALLGLAPKTARRINPDGSEEDIPLSHVHVGDLLRVRPGEKVPTDGVVTDGSSSLDESMITGEPIPVTKRVGNHVIGATMNATGSLVIRSEKVGSQTVLSQIVQMVAQAQRSRAPMQRMADKVAGVFVVGVVSVALLTFFVWGIFGPEPSWVFGLINAVAVLIIACPCALGLATPMSIMVASGKGAATGILFRDAAAIENLRKVDVLIVDKTGTLTEGRPAFEQAVGANGYTTDEVLRLAASLDQGSEHPLAAAIVAAAREKKLILDRTENFESATGIGVRGLVAGRKLALGNTALMQTDAVSVESLAKEADGMRAQGASVMYLAVDGGLAGLLAVADPIKATTPEALSTLKENGIRVVMATGDGVVTAKAVAEKLGVDEFHGEVKPADKLNLVTQLQQARHVVAMAGDGINDAPALAKADVGVAMGTGTDVAMSSAQVTLVKGDLRGIARARELSVATVANMKQNLGFAFVYNALGVPLAAGVLYPFTGLLLSPMIAALAMSLSSASVISNALRLRNAKI; this is encoded by the coding sequence ATGAGCGGTCAACCCGGCGAAGACAGGCTTAATCGCCAACGGATTCTGGAGCACTCGTCGCCGGACGGGCATCCTGCAGATGGGGTGGACAAGCACGTCCATTCCGCTGAGCATGGACGCGATGCACATGCTCATCATCATGAGGGGTATGGCGAGCATGTTCGCACCCGGGATTCACTTCACGACCCAGTCTGTGGAATGAAAGTATCCGATGATTCAGGATTCCGTAGCGAATACAACGGCAAGTGGTACTTGTTCTGCAGCCAGGCATGCTTGGCGAAATTTCAGGCGGCACCGTCCAAATACGCCGAGCCCTCGACCGTTCAGCTGTCACAAGCAGCATCCGAGGGCACCATCTACACGTGCCCGATGCACCCGGAAATTCGCCAGAACCACCCCGGGCAATGCCCGAAGTGCGGCATGACGCTGGAACCGGTTCTGCCCAGCGTCGACGAAGGCGAAAATCCGGAACTGGTCGATTTCCGACGCCGATTCTGGTGGACGTTGCCACTGACCGTCGTCGTTTTCGTCCTGGCGATGTTTGGCCATCGCCTCGAATTGATGGACGCCGGCACCGAAAGCTGGGTTGAGTTCATCATCTCTACGCCGGTCATCCTGTGGGCAGGCCTGCCGTTTTTCGCGCGGTGCGTGCGCTCATTCATGAACCGCAGCCCTAACATGTGGACGCTCATCGGACTGGGGACAGGCGCGGCCTATATCTACAGTGTCATCGCCACCATCTTCCCCGGGGTGTTTCCAGAAACGTACAGTGCGCACGGCCGAGTCAGCGTGTATTTCGAAGCGGCGGCAGTCATCATTTCGCTGACGCTTCTCGGGCAGTTGCTCGAACTGAAGGCCCGCTCGCAAACGTCCGCCGCCATCAAGGCACTACTGGGTCTCGCACCCAAGACTGCTCGACGCATCAACCCGGACGGTTCCGAGGAAGACATTCCGTTGTCCCATGTTCACGTGGGAGACCTGCTTCGTGTGCGGCCGGGCGAGAAAGTCCCCACGGACGGCGTGGTGACCGATGGCTCGAGTTCGCTGGACGAGTCCATGATTACTGGCGAACCCATTCCCGTCACGAAGCGCGTTGGCAACCACGTCATTGGCGCAACGATGAACGCAACAGGCAGTCTCGTCATCCGCTCCGAAAAGGTCGGCTCGCAGACCGTGCTGTCGCAAATCGTGCAGATGGTCGCGCAGGCGCAGCGGTCTCGGGCCCCCATGCAGCGTATGGCCGACAAGGTGGCCGGCGTGTTTGTCGTCGGGGTCGTCAGCGTCGCTCTTCTGACGTTCTTCGTGTGGGGCATCTTTGGGCCGGAGCCCAGCTGGGTGTTCGGCCTCATCAATGCGGTGGCGGTGCTCATCATCGCGTGCCCCTGCGCGCTGGGGCTTGCGACGCCAATGTCCATCATGGTCGCAAGCGGCAAAGGAGCCGCGACCGGGATTCTCTTTCGAGATGCGGCTGCGATTGAAAATCTGCGCAAGGTCGATGTGCTCATTGTCGACAAGACGGGGACGCTGACCGAGGGGCGTCCAGCGTTCGAGCAAGCCGTGGGCGCAAACGGATACACGACCGACGAAGTGCTTCGTCTGGCGGCGAGTCTCGACCAAGGTAGTGAGCATCCGCTTGCTGCAGCCATCGTTGCGGCTGCCCGTGAGAAGAAGCTCATTTTGGACCGCACGGAAAATTTTGAATCCGCCACGGGTATTGGCGTGCGAGGACTGGTCGCCGGCAGGAAACTCGCGCTTGGCAACACCGCGCTGATGCAGACTGACGCCGTCTCCGTCGAATCGCTTGCCAAGGAGGCGGACGGCATGCGTGCGCAAGGCGCCAGTGTCATGTACTTGGCAGTCGATGGCGGCTTGGCCGGACTGCTGGCAGTCGCTGACCCGATAAAGGCGACGACGCCGGAAGCGCTTTCGACATTGAAGGAGAACGGTATTCGAGTCGTGATGGCGACCGGTGACGGCGTGGTCACTGCCAAGGCCGTGGCCGAGAAGCTCGGCGTCGACGAATTCCATGGCGAGGTGAAGCCCGCCGACAAGCTCAATCTGGTGACACAGCTTCAGCAAGCCCGGCATGTCGTGGCGATGGCTGGAGACGGCATCAACGACGCTCCGGCACTCGCGAAAGCCGATGTCGGCGTTGCCATGGGAACGGGCACGGATGTGGCGATGAGCAGCGCTCAGGTGACGCTTGTCAAGGGCGACTTGCGCGGTATCGCCCGTGCTCGAGAGCTGTCCGTGGCGACGGTCGCAAACATGAAGCAAAATCTTGGCTTCGCGTTCGTATACAACGCACTTGGCGTTCCGCTGGCGGCTGGGGTGCTTTATCCATTCACCGGTTTGCTGCTCTCGCCGATGATTGCCGCACTTGCAATGAGTCTAAGCTCCGCTTCAGTCATTTCGAACGCGCTGCGACTGCGCAACGCGAAGATTTAG
- the glmS gene encoding glutamine--fructose-6-phosphate transaminase (isomerizing) — protein MCGIVGAVAQRDILPNLVDGLKRLEYRGYDSCGVVVYRDRALARARSVDRVANLQREIAAHALSGYTGIAHTRWATHGAPVTLNAHPHFSPSDANARIALSHNGIIENCDQLRAELQAHGYVFASQTDSEAIAHLIDHLYDGDLFDAVRRAVARLRGSYAIAVMCRDEPHRIVGARDGMPLVVGVGEGENFLASDAIALSGITDRIAYLENGDVADIQLHRYWIVDAAGQRVERAVQRVAAHSGAADLGSYRYYMQKEIFEQPQAVADTLLDVASIMPELFGDGAWRVFNEVDSVLLLACGGSYHAALTAKYWIESIAKLPASVEIASEFRYRDSVPNPRTLVVAVSQSGETADVLGAVHVAKQRGMTHTLAICNVATSALMRECALQFVTRAGIEIGVASTKAFTTQLVALFLLTLSLAQVRGRLSDEEEKEHLRALRHLPDAMSKVLALEPQIMAWSELLARRDNMLFLGRGMHYPIALEGALKMKEISYIHAEAYPAGELKHGPLALVSNEMPVIAVAPNDMLLEKLRSNMHEVSARNGRLFVFADVDCGLVPSEGIEVIRLNEYYGPLSPILHTVPMQLLAYHAALARGTDIDKPRNLAKSVTVE, from the coding sequence ATGTGTGGAATTGTCGGGGCGGTCGCCCAGCGGGACATCCTGCCGAACCTTGTCGACGGCCTGAAGCGGCTCGAATACCGCGGCTACGACTCGTGCGGCGTCGTGGTCTACCGAGACCGTGCGCTGGCGCGTGCCCGCAGCGTCGATCGCGTGGCCAACCTGCAGCGTGAGATCGCCGCGCATGCGCTGTCGGGTTACACCGGCATCGCGCATACGCGCTGGGCCACACATGGCGCACCCGTCACGCTCAACGCGCATCCGCACTTCTCGCCGAGCGACGCCAACGCGCGCATCGCGCTGTCGCACAACGGGATCATCGAGAACTGCGACCAGTTGCGCGCGGAATTGCAGGCGCACGGCTACGTGTTCGCGAGCCAGACCGACAGCGAGGCGATCGCGCACCTGATCGACCATCTGTACGACGGCGACCTGTTCGACGCGGTGCGGCGCGCGGTCGCGCGACTGCGCGGCAGCTACGCGATCGCGGTGATGTGCCGCGACGAGCCGCACCGGATCGTCGGCGCGCGCGACGGGATGCCGCTCGTGGTCGGCGTCGGCGAAGGCGAGAATTTCCTGGCGTCCGATGCGATCGCGCTGTCGGGCATCACCGACCGCATCGCGTATCTGGAGAACGGCGACGTCGCCGATATCCAGCTGCATCGCTACTGGATCGTCGATGCGGCCGGCCAGCGCGTCGAGCGCGCGGTGCAGCGGGTCGCCGCGCATAGCGGCGCGGCCGATCTCGGGTCGTACCGCTATTACATGCAGAAGGAGATTTTCGAGCAGCCGCAGGCGGTGGCCGATACGCTGCTCGACGTCGCGTCGATCATGCCCGAGCTGTTTGGTGACGGTGCGTGGCGCGTGTTCAACGAAGTCGATTCGGTGCTGCTGCTCGCGTGCGGCGGCAGCTATCACGCGGCGCTGACCGCGAAGTACTGGATCGAGAGTATTGCGAAGCTGCCGGCGAGCGTTGAAATTGCGAGCGAGTTTCGTTATCGCGACAGCGTGCCGAATCCGCGCACGCTGGTTGTCGCGGTGTCGCAGAGCGGCGAGACGGCCGATGTGCTCGGTGCGGTGCATGTCGCGAAGCAGCGCGGGATGACGCATACGCTCGCGATCTGCAACGTCGCGACGAGTGCGTTGATGCGTGAATGTGCGCTGCAGTTCGTGACGCGTGCGGGGATCGAGATCGGGGTGGCTTCGACGAAGGCATTTACGACGCAGCTGGTTGCGTTGTTCCTGCTCACGTTGTCGCTTGCTCAGGTGCGCGGGCGGTTGAGTGATGAAGAAGAGAAGGAGCATCTGCGTGCGCTGCGGCACCTGCCCGACGCGATGTCGAAGGTGCTCGCGCTGGAGCCGCAGATCATGGCGTGGTCGGAACTGCTCGCGCGACGCGACAACATGCTGTTTCTCGGGCGCGGGATGCATTACCCGATCGCGCTCGAGGGTGCGTTGAAGATGAAGGAGATTTCTTATATTCACGCGGAGGCTTATCCGGCGGGTGAGTTGAAGCATGGGCCGCTTGCGCTCGTTAGTAACGAGATGCCGGTGATCGCGGTTGCGCCGAATGACATGCTGCTCGAGAAGCTCAGGTCGAACATGCATGAGGTCAGTGCGCGGAACGGGCGGCTTTTTGTCTTTGCGGATGTGGATTGCGGGCTGGTGCCGAGTGAGGGGATCGAGGTGATTCGGCTCAATGAGTACTACGGGCCGCTTTCGCCGATTCTGCATACCGTGCCGATGCAATTGCTGGCGTATCACGCTGCGCTGGCAAGGGGGACGGATATTGATAAGCCTAGGAATTTGGCTAAATCGGTGACTGTGGAGTGA
- the panB gene encoding 3-methyl-2-oxobutanoate hydroxymethyltransferase, with product MSAHTRTTRKTVTAIRSTKGIGSLVSLTAYSAPMAKLVDDVADVIIVGDSVGMVLYGMPDTLRVTLDMMIAHGAAVVRGAAQACVVVDLPFSTYQESPAQAYRSAARLLAETGAQAVKLEGGSEMADTIRFLTERGIPVMAHVGLMPQQANATGGFRAQGMDPRSAAQVFDAACAAERAGAFSVVIEGTAEALARHLTETLTIPTIGIGASPACDGQVLVTEDMIGAFDAYTPRFVKRYADANAVMRDAIRQYAHDVRQRVFPEPAHCFGYGKPLQLADAATA from the coding sequence ATGAGCGCTCATACCCGCACCACCCGCAAGACCGTCACCGCGATCCGTTCGACCAAAGGCATCGGCAGCCTCGTGTCGCTGACCGCGTATTCCGCGCCGATGGCGAAGCTCGTCGACGACGTGGCCGACGTGATCATCGTCGGCGACTCCGTCGGCATGGTGCTGTACGGGATGCCCGATACGCTGCGCGTCACGCTCGACATGATGATTGCACACGGCGCGGCCGTCGTGCGCGGCGCCGCACAGGCGTGCGTCGTCGTCGACCTGCCGTTCTCGACGTACCAGGAATCGCCCGCGCAGGCCTATCGCTCCGCCGCGCGGCTGCTCGCCGAAACCGGCGCGCAGGCCGTGAAGCTCGAAGGCGGCAGCGAGATGGCCGACACCATCCGCTTCCTGACCGAGCGCGGCATTCCGGTGATGGCGCACGTCGGCCTGATGCCGCAGCAGGCCAACGCGACGGGCGGCTTCCGCGCGCAGGGCATGGACCCGCGTTCGGCCGCGCAGGTGTTCGACGCCGCGTGTGCGGCCGAGCGGGCCGGCGCGTTCAGCGTCGTCATCGAAGGCACCGCCGAAGCGCTCGCGCGCCACCTGACCGAAACGCTGACGATCCCGACGATCGGCATCGGCGCATCGCCCGCGTGCGACGGACAAGTGCTCGTGACCGAGGACATGATCGGCGCGTTCGATGCATACACGCCGCGCTTCGTGAAGCGTTACGCCGATGCGAATGCGGTGATGCGCGACGCGATCCGTCAGTATGCGCACGACGTGCGGCAGCGCGTGTTTCCCGAGCCGGCGCATTGCTTCGGGTACGGCAAGCCGCTGCAATTGGCGGACGCGGCCACTGCGTGA
- a CDS encoding DUF5676 family membrane protein: MRPFKTGVTLSVTVVLFYVLCTLVWMALPEPFMNFMNALFHGLDFRRLQTGEPLSWWFVIYPAFVFAVWFFAAGAFFAWLHNRL, translated from the coding sequence ATGAGGCCCTTCAAGACTGGTGTGACGCTTTCAGTCACGGTTGTGCTCTTCTATGTCCTATGCACGCTTGTATGGATGGCACTTCCTGAACCGTTCATGAACTTCATGAACGCTCTTTTTCACGGACTCGATTTCCGCCGCCTTCAGACGGGCGAGCCACTGTCCTGGTGGTTTGTTATCTACCCGGCCTTTGTGTTTGCGGTCTGGTTCTTTGCAGCCGGCGCCTTCTTCGCATGGTTACACAACCGCCTCTGA
- a CDS encoding methyltransferase family protein, with the protein MTSIGDGYGLWSLVAINSLVFIIFAFSFFKPATKRDWRTFGGFSAFIVALFAEMYGFPLTIYLLSGWLQTRFPQTNFLSHDAGHLWWTLTGRHGDPHGGLPHLLSFFLILGGFYLLSTAWHVLYEAQRGKELATTGPYAKIRHPQYVGFVVIMLGFLLQWPTLVTLAMFPILVFMYVRLAIQEERDSDAQFGEAWREYAAHTPRFVPNLVGKRPAQVH; encoded by the coding sequence ATGACCAGCATCGGTGACGGTTACGGGCTATGGAGCCTCGTAGCTATCAATTCCCTTGTCTTCATCATCTTCGCGTTCAGCTTCTTCAAGCCGGCGACAAAGCGGGACTGGCGAACGTTCGGTGGATTCTCCGCCTTCATCGTCGCGCTATTCGCGGAAATGTATGGGTTTCCACTCACCATCTATTTGCTATCGGGCTGGTTGCAGACGCGCTTTCCGCAAACAAATTTTCTATCGCACGATGCAGGACACCTCTGGTGGACTTTGACTGGCAGGCACGGCGACCCGCATGGCGGACTTCCGCATCTTCTCAGCTTCTTCTTGATATTGGGCGGCTTCTACTTGCTGTCCACGGCGTGGCACGTACTGTATGAAGCTCAGCGTGGCAAGGAGTTGGCGACCACCGGGCCCTACGCGAAAATCCGACACCCTCAGTACGTCGGGTTCGTCGTCATCATGCTGGGTTTCCTGCTCCAATGGCCCACGCTCGTTACTTTGGCAATGTTCCCTATTCTAGTTTTCATGTACGTTCGACTAGCGATACAAGAGGAGCGCGATTCGGACGCGCAGTTCGGCGAGGCGTGGCGTGAATACGCGGCACACACGCCGCGCTTTGTACCCAACTTGGTTGGAAAACGCCCGGCCCAAGTACATTGA
- a CDS encoding Lrp/AsnC family transcriptional regulator, with protein sequence MAGITLDDLDLRILAILQDDASVSNLQLAERALSSPPTCMRRVRRLTEAGVIRRQVAVLDPVAIGTAVTALIEISLDRQTAEDYDAFEAYVCAEPAVTQCYRVSPGPDFVVVADLADVAEYDEFARRLFTGASNVRNVRTFFSTHRAKFEANARVAHAMRKRA encoded by the coding sequence ATGGCCGGCATCACCCTCGACGATCTCGACCTGCGCATCCTCGCGATCCTGCAGGACGACGCGTCGGTGTCGAACCTGCAACTGGCCGAGCGCGCGCTGTCGTCGCCGCCGACCTGCATGCGTCGCGTGCGCCGGCTGACGGAAGCCGGCGTGATCCGCCGGCAGGTTGCGGTGCTCGATCCGGTCGCGATCGGCACGGCCGTCACGGCGCTGATCGAGATCAGTCTCGACCGGCAGACGGCCGAAGACTACGACGCGTTCGAGGCGTACGTGTGCGCGGAGCCGGCCGTCACGCAGTGCTACCGCGTGTCGCCGGGGCCCGATTTCGTCGTGGTGGCGGATCTGGCCGACGTCGCCGAATACGATGAGTTCGCGCGGCGGTTGTTCACCGGCGCATCGAACGTCCGCAACGTGCGGACGTTTTTCTCGACGCATCGCGCGAAATTCGAGGCGAACGCGCGAGTCGCGCATGCGATGCGCAAACGCGCGTGA